One window from the genome of Engraulis encrasicolus isolate BLACKSEA-1 chromosome 16, IST_EnEncr_1.0, whole genome shotgun sequence encodes:
- the rtn4rl2a gene encoding reticulon-4 receptor-like 2a: MENSTISRSRRCSFAHTFKSGLSLWLVVWLILVKPAPAQGCPHLCVCYPSPMTISCQAQNLTIVPSGVPDESQRVFLQNNRITELRVGTFGFGTQVLWLFSNNITWIESGAFSEMRDLEELDLGDNPHLRRLEGGAFRGLEKLQSLHMHRCRLAALPHDLFHKLYSLQFLYLQENQLHFLQDDLFSDLINLSQLFLHGNRIRTLSENVFRGLVNLDRLLVHDNRVRQVHRRAFRDLGRLTMLFLFNNSLAELPSQAMRDIDSIQFLRLNGNPWACGCEARPLWDFFRANRISSSELVCSSPSPRRGLDLRFLREMDFALCPLPDPGSLAGSTTTTFSTKTRWWFSKHKPVSSSKGIFEKSSETVKAYPFNGGKPTSTKYELSEDEALLPKLDAEEYWANYGNEDAGATMRCFELECGSEFDVLPPSSSASLTSVSPHFSLVVLLSLSLVLSVNIHLIFG; the protein is encoded by the exons ATGGAAAACTCTACGATCTCACGGAGCCGGCGGTGCTCCTTTGCGCACACTTTCAAGA GTGGTCTCTCGCTGTGGCTGGTCGTCTGGTTGATTTTGGTGAAACCTGCTCCTGCGCAGGGCTGtccgcacttgtgtgtgtgttacccatcaCCCATGACGATCAGCTGTCAGGCGCAGAATCTGACCATCGTTCCATCTGGAGTGCCCGACGAATCGCAGCGTGTCTTTCTGCAGAACAACCGCATTACTGAACTGAGAGTGGGGACTTTCGGATTTGGAACTCAG GTCCTCTGGCTTTTCTCCAATAACATCACCTGGATCGAATCAGGCGCCTTCAGTGAGATGCGTGACCTGGAAGAGCTCGACCTGGGCGACAACCCCCACCTGAGGCGTCTGGAAGGGGGCGCCTTCCGTGGCCTGGAGAAGCTGCAGAGCCTGCACATGCACCGGTGCCGGCTGGCGGCGCTTCCCCACGACCTCTTCCACAAGCTGTACAGCCTGCAGTTCCTCTACCTGCAGGAGAACCAGCTCCACTTCCTGCAGGACGACCTCTTCTCTGACCTCATCAACCTGAGCCAGCTCTTCCTCCACGGCAACCGCATCCGCACCCTGTCCGAGAACGTGTTCCGGGGCCTGGTGAACCTGGACCGGCTGCTGGTGCACGACAACCGCGTGCGGCAGGTGCACCGTCGCGCCTTCCGCGACCTGGGCCGCCTCACCATGCTCTTCCTGTTCAACAACTCACTGGCGGAGCTGCCCAGCCAGGCCATGCGCGACATCGACTCCATCCAGTTCCTGCGGCTCAACGGCAACCCCTGGGCGTGCGGCTGCGAGGCCAGGCCCCTGTGGGACTTCTTCCGCGCCAACCGCATCTCCAGCTCCGAGCTCGTCTGCTCCTCCCCGTCCCCCCGCCGTGGCCTGGACCTGCGCTTCCTGCGCGAGATGGACTTCGCCCTGTGCCCGCTTCCCGACCCCGGCTCCCTGGccggcagcaccaccaccaccttcagcaCCAAGACCCGCTGGTGGTTCTCCAAGCACAAGCCCGTGTCCAGCTCCAAAGGCATCTTCGAGAAGAGTTCCGAAACCGTGAAGGCGTACCCCTTCAACGGGGGCAAGCCCACGTCGACCAAGTACGAGTTGAGCGAGGACGAGGCCCTCCTCCCCAAGCTGGACGCCGAGGAGTACTGGGCCAACTACGGCAACGAAGACGCCGGCGCCACCATGCGCTGCTTCGAGCTCGAGTGTGGCTCCGAATTCGATGTCCTGCCGCCCTCCTCCTCGGCGTCCCTCACCTCTGTATCGCCCCACTTCTCCCTCGTTGTGCTGCTCTCCCTGTCTCTCGTCCTCTCCGTCAACATTCACCTCATCTTTGGCTGA
- the LOC134466449 gene encoding uncharacterized protein LOC134466449 has product MIGEKDTYYFSNITYKLNFEDPAPSPPLSSPSAPPLPECERAGQCWMLLAILCPVSALLAALISSACFYCCKTGPDQGQGDGFQVSPLLSKNYPRSLDQDLLTEVIYKQL; this is encoded by the exons ATGATCGGTGAAAAAGACACTTATTATTTTAGTAATATCAcctacaaactgaactttgaag ACCCTGCTCCTTCACCTCCGCTGTCCTCCccatctgctcctcctcttcctgagtGTGAGCGTGCTGGTCAGTGTTGGATGCTGCTGGCCATCTTGTGTCCTGTGTCTGCTCTACTCGCCGCCCTCATCTCCTCCGCTTGCTTCTACTGTTGTAAGACAG GACCAGACCAAGGCCAAGGAGATGGATTTCAG GTTAGTCCATTGCTGTCCAAGAATTACCCGAGAAGTCTGGACCAGGATCTCCTCACTGAAGTTATCTACAAGCAACTATGA